One Ricinus communis isolate WT05 ecotype wild-type chromosome 1, ASM1957865v1, whole genome shotgun sequence DNA window includes the following coding sequences:
- the LOC8270801 gene encoding probable inactive purple acid phosphatase 29 produces MVVERKKPCLSLASVLAFSQLLVIVLGVPKQLHFGKNGQFKILQVADMHFADGKTTPCLDVYPTQMPTCSDLNTTAFIKRVIRAEKPDLIVFTGDNIFGFDATDAAKSMNAAFAPAIASNIPWVAVLGNHDQESTLSREGVMKHIVDLKNTLSRVNPVEAHVIDGFGNYNLEIGGVKGSRFENKSVLNLYFLDSGDYSTVPSIPGYGWIKPSQEFWFQRTSQRLRRAYMSKPEAQKGPAPGLVYFHIPLPEFASFDSSNFTGVKQERISSPSVNSGFFTAMVETGDVKAVFTGHDHLNDFCGQLNGIQLCYGGGFGYHAYGKAGWSRRARVVIASLEKSQQGEWGAVKSIKTWKRLDDHNFTAIDGLALWSKGPAGARRRKQIGRN; encoded by the exons atggtggTGGAGAGGAAAAAACCATGTCTTTCCCTAGCTTCAGTGTTAGCCTTTTCTCAGTTGTTAGTGATTGTATTGGGCGTGCCAAAACAGCTGCATTTTGGTAAGAATGGACAGTTCAAGATACTGCAAGTTGCTGATATGCACTTCGCCGATGGCAAGACTACGCCTTGTTTGGATGTCTACCCTACTCAAATGCCTACTTGCTCTGATCTCAACACTACTGCCTTCATTAAACGCGTGATTCGAGCTGAGAAGCCTGATCTAATCGTTTTTACTG GGGATAATATCTTTGGATTTGATGCCACAGACGCAGCAAAATCAATGAATGCTGCATTTGCACCTGCAATAGCATCAAACATACCATGGGTGGCTGTTTTAGGTAACCATGATCAAGAATCTACCCTTTCAAGAGAAGGGGTTATGAAGCATATTGTTGATCTTAAGAATACTCTTTCTCGAGTTAATCCTGTAGAGGCGCATGTTATTGATGGTTTTGGAAATTATAATCTTGAGATTGGTGGTGTTAAAGGTTCaagatttgaaaataaatctgttcttaatctttattttcttgatagtGGTGATTACTCAACTGTTCCATCAATCCCTGGATATGGTTGGATTAAACCCTCTCAGGAGTTCTGGTTTCAACGCACTTCTCAAAGGCTTCGG AGAGCATACATGAGCAAACCTGAGGCTCAAAAAGGACCGGCACCTGGGCTTGTGTACTTCCACATCCCATTGCCTGAATTTGCAAGCTTTGATTCTTCAAACTTCACAGGGGTGAAACAAGAAAGGATTAGCTCCCCTTCTGTAAACTCGGGCTTCTTCACAGCTATGGTGGAGACTGGGGATGTGAAGGCTGTCTTCACAGGACATGATCATTTGAATGACTTTTGCGGTCAGTTAAATGGTATTCAACTTTGTTATGGTGGGGGTTTTGGATATCATGCCTATGGGAAGGCTGGATGGTCAAGGAGGGCTAGGGTCGTGATTGCATCTTTGGAGAAATCTCAACAGGGAGAGTGGGGTGCTGTCAAGTCTATCAAAACATGGAAACGCCTTGATGATCATAATTTTACTGCTATAGATGGTCTAGCCCTCTGGAGCAAGGGCCCTGCAG GAGCTCGTAGAAGGAAACAAATTGGCCGTAATTGA
- the LOC8270797 gene encoding uncharacterized protein LOC8270797 has translation MARSVPILAPLCLLLALIGLCWPVEAQSKPENGMLIEQITSKGNGDVCKGVTAPASCPINCFRADPVCGVDGRTYWCGCDDALCSGTTVAKIGACDMGNGGSASLPRQALLLVHILWLILLGFSLLFGLF, from the coding sequence ATGGCGCGATCGGTGCCTATACTGGCACCATTATGTCTCTTACTTGCCCTAATTGGTCTCTGTTGGCCCGTCGAAGCCCAATCGAAGCCTGAAAATGGAATGTTGATTGAGCAAATCACCAGCAAAGGGAACGGCGACGTTTGCAAAGGAGTCACCGCGCCAGCTTCATGCCCAATCAATTGTTTCCGTGCAGATCCTGTTTGTGGTGTTGATGGGCGGACTTATTGGTGTGGATGTGATGATGCTTTGTGTAGCGGTACCACTGTTGCTAAAATAGGGGCCTGTGACATGGGAAATGGAGGCAGCGCTTCTCTTCCTCGCCAGGCGCTTCTTTTGGTCCATATTCTTTGGCTCATCTTGCTCGGTTTTTCTTTACTCTTCGgccttttctaa
- the LOC8270802 gene encoding uncharacterized protein C594.04c, with amino-acid sequence MTRETIMGSNLKNAVIAFLVPIPSILFYLSLLNHYRTISDTNNLSPFWTWCFDHPLLLVNILFFFNVNVLFWVISHIQSSHWMIDLYWTVIPILLVYYYQTFPFAQYNLWRSRIVITITWVWSLRLTHNYFRRENWQWGAREDWRFTDMRGQYGKHWWWVSFFSVYVSQQVFLIGICLPFYTVHSVDKPLDAWDFVAIVVCLSGVVIAYFADTQLHEFVSRNDKLKELGKPIVPNLDRGLWCYSRHPNYFGEQLWWWGLVLFACNLGHGWTSIGALINSLCLAYVTVLVEQRMLKQQYRAEAYRVYQKTTSVWIPWFKSSAYANKDKNN; translated from the exons ATGACAAGAGAGACTATCATGGGCAGTAACTTGAAGAACGCAGTGATAGCTTTTCTTGTTCCAATTCCTTCAATTCTGTTCTATCTTTCTCTCCTCAACCATTATCGCACCATCTCTGATACTAACAATCTCTCTCCTTTCTGGACATGGTGCTTTGACCACCCTCTTCTATTAGTCAacatccttttcttcttcaacgTCAATGTCCTCTTTTGGGTCATTAGTCACATCCAATCAAGCCACTGG ATGATAGATCTGTACTGGACTGTGATACCGATATTGCTTGTTTACTACTATCAAACATTTCCTTTTGCACAATATAACTTGTGGAGGTCCAGAATTGTGATAACAATAACATGGGTGTGGAGTTTGAGACTTACTCATAACTACTTTAGGCGGGAAAATTGGCAGTGGGGTGCAAGAGAGGACTGGAGGTTCACTGATATGCGTGGCCAGTATGGCAAGCACTGGTGGTgggtttcctttttctctgtCTACGTTTCTCAGCAG GTTTTTCTCATTGGAATATGTCTGCCCTTTTATACTGTTCACTCAGTTGATAAACCATTGGATGCCTGGGATTTTGTTGCCATTGTTGTCTGTTTGTCTGGTGTCGTAATAGCATACTTTGCTGATACACAACTCCATGAATTCGTGTCAAGAAACGACAAATTGAAAGAACTTGGAAAGCCGATTGTGCCCAATCTTGATAGGGGTTTGTGGTGTTACTCGCGGCATCCTAACTACTTTGGAGAGCAGTTGTGGTGGTGGGGCCTGGTTTTGTTTGCATGTAACCTGGGACATGGATGGACCTCTATCGGGGCTCTAATTAATAGTCTGTGCTTAGCATATGTTACCGTGCTTGTAGAGCAGCGGATGCTAAAACAACAGTACAGAGCTGAAGCATACAGGgtatatcagaaaacaacttcaGTATGGATCCCTTGGTTCAAATCATCTGCCTATGCTAACAAAGATAAGAACAATTGA
- the LOC107260930 gene encoding uncharacterized protein LOC107260930, whose protein sequence is MSEDKNFMQHAVPRFDGHYDHWSLLMENLLRSKGYWSLIETGYKEPAAEVVLSEAQQKEQEELMLKDLKTKNYLFQAIDRIILEQILEKRIIKQIWDSMKTKFKGNARVKRSTLQALRRDFEILEMKTSETITEYFARVMIVSIEESNDIDALTIDELQSSLIVHEQKFQKRNGEEQALKYECPAWEKEANYAELNDHEEILLMSCVKVNHALCEDIWFLDSGCSNHMSGNKAAFCELNETFWEKVKLENGTNMLILGKGRVRLNVNGSNHVITDVFYVPELKNNLLSIGQL, encoded by the exons ATGAGTGAGGATAAGAATTTCATGCAACATGCTGTCCCGCGTTTCGATGGTCATTATGACCATTGGAGCTTGCTTATGGAGAATCTCTTGAGATCTAAAGGGTATTGGAGTTTGATTGAAACTGGTTATAAAGAACCAGCGGCAGAAGTGGTGTTGTCTGAAGCACAACAAAAGGAACAAGAGGAATTGATGTTGAAGGATCTCAAAACCAAGAATTATCTGTTCCAAGCCATTGATAGAATAATTCTTGAGCAAATACTGGAGAAACGTATTATAAAGCAGATATGGGATTCGATGAAAACAAAGTTCAAAGGAAATGCTCGGGTGAAACGCTCAACTCTTCAAGCATTGAGGAGAGATTTTGAAATTCTAGAGATGAAAACAAGTGAAACCATCACAGAATATTTTGCTCGTGTCATGA TTGTCTCCATCGAGGAATCAAACGATATTGATGCACTCACAATTGATGAGCTGCAAAGTTCACTCATTGTGCATGAACAAAAGTTTCAGAAGAGAAATGGCGAGGAGCAGGCTTTGAAG TATGAGTGCCCAGCTTGGGAGAAGGAGGCCAACTATGCAGAATTAAATGATCACGAAGAGATTCTCTTGATGTCTTGTGTTAAGGTGAACCATGCATTATGTGAAGATATTTGGTTCCTTGATTCAGGTTGCTCAAATCATATGAGTGGGAACAAGGCTGCATTTTGTGAGCTAAATGAGACATTCTGGGAAAAAGTGAAATTGGAAAATGGCACCAACATGCTTATACTTGGAAAAGGAAGGGTGAGATTAAATGTCAATGGTAGTAACCATGTGATCACTGATGTCTTTTATGTCCCAGAGCTGAAAAATAATCTCTTAAGCATTGGTCAGCTTTAA